A stretch of Microcoleus sp. bin38.metabat.b11b12b14.051 DNA encodes these proteins:
- a CDS encoding site-specific DNA-methyltransferase → MTKPPLNEILIGDCREVMKSLPENYISACITDPPYNYEFIGHKWDDSEIQRRMERINNKESKTLVKNIPYGSGLAGGVRNERWYERNRNNILDYEKWCCEWGEELFRICKPGATVLVFNSTRTVAHVQVALESAGFYARDIVVYKRPSGIPKGVNIKQQLEKKGYENYEKWEGWHSCLRNEWEAICVLQKPLVNNYLETLLEYGTGLFYTKDNFGGFQSNILEGIQRDKTEDFNVHCTVKPIALMRKLVEIFVPRLEDSILIDPFAGSGTTLLAAKELGISYVGVEIVPDYIEIIKKRLDNFSGLQGILPLFQ, encoded by the coding sequence ATGACCAAACCTCCCTTAAATGAAATATTGATTGGTGACTGTCGTGAAGTGATGAAATCACTCCCAGAAAATTACATTTCTGCCTGTATCACCGACCCACCTTATAACTATGAATTTATTGGTCACAAATGGGATGACTCAGAAATTCAAAGGCGTATGGAAAGAATCAATAACAAGGAAAGTAAAACCCTTGTCAAAAACATTCCCTATGGTAGCGGTTTAGCTGGTGGAGTTAGAAACGAAAGATGGTATGAACGGAATCGTAACAACATTCTGGATTATGAAAAGTGGTGCTGCGAATGGGGTGAAGAGCTTTTTCGGATCTGCAAACCTGGTGCGACAGTTTTAGTTTTTAATAGCACGCGAACTGTTGCTCACGTACAAGTGGCACTTGAAAGTGCTGGCTTCTATGCCAGAGATATTGTTGTTTATAAAAGACCAAGTGGCATTCCTAAAGGTGTCAACATTAAGCAACAGTTGGAGAAGAAAGGATATGAAAATTATGAGAAATGGGAGGGTTGGCACAGTTGTCTGCGAAATGAATGGGAAGCAATTTGTGTGCTACAAAAACCACTTGTCAATAATTATCTAGAAACTTTACTAGAGTACGGTACTGGTCTTTTTTACACTAAAGATAATTTCGGTGGTTTTCAATCAAATATTCTAGAAGGTATACAACGCGATAAAACCGAAGATTTTAATGTTCATTGCACGGTGAAACCAATTGCCCTAATGAGAAAGTTGGTAGAAATATTTGTGCCACGTTTAGAGGACTCGATTCTCATCGATCCTTTTGCAGGCTCAGGAACTACATTGCTCGCGGCAAAAGAACTTGGTATTAGTTATGTTGGAGTTGAAATAGTACCTGACTACATAGAAATAATTAAGAAACGCCTTGATAATTTCAGCGGTTTACAGGGAATTCTCCCGCTCTTTCAGTGA
- a CDS encoding helix-turn-helix transcriptional regulator: MDITEQFGRRVRHFRKLRNLSQDQLAELSELHRTYIGSVERGERNITLLNAKKIANALSVSLAELVTDDD; encoded by the coding sequence ATGGATATTACAGAGCAATTTGGTAGGAGAGTTAGACATTTCAGAAAGCTCAGAAATCTTTCACAAGATCAGCTTGCAGAACTATCTGAATTACATCGTACTTATATTGGCTCAGTTGAACGAGGAGAAAGGAACATAACCCTCCTTAATGCCAAGAAAATAGCTAATGCACTATCTGTGAGCCTAGCTGAACTGGTAACTGATGATGACTGA
- a CDS encoding HNH endonuclease signature motif containing protein has translation MAISEQVRARVRTQAQNRCGYCRSLQMYVLGILEIDHIIPKAMGGTDEEENLWLACSLCNNYKGTQTDALDPITQTRVKLFNPRTQQWSQYFAWSEDATEIIGLTDCGRATVIALQLNNNIAVTVRRQWVSAGWHPPTESSIL, from the coding sequence ATGGCAATTTCCGAACAAGTTAGAGCCAGAGTTCGCACACAAGCTCAAAACCGATGCGGTTATTGTCGCAGTTTACAAATGTATGTCCTGGGAATACTGGAAATTGACCATATTATTCCTAAAGCAATGGGCGGTACTGACGAGGAAGAAAATCTCTGGCTGGCTTGTAGTCTGTGCAATAATTACAAAGGAACTCAAACTGACGCATTAGATCCCATCACGCAAACGCGCGTTAAGTTGTTTAATCCGCGCACTCAACAATGGTCACAATATTTTGCTTGGAGTGAGGACGCTACGGAAATTATTGGACTTACAGATTGCGGTCGTGCTACAGTTATAGCACTACAACTAAACAATAATATTGCTGTTACTGTCAGGCGTCAGTGGGTTAGTGCTGGATGGCATCCGCCAACAGAATCAAGCATTTTATAA
- a CDS encoding phosphoketolase, whose translation MMLRTTEIPQFKPLSDSELGKINAYWRAANYLSVGQIYLLDNALLKEPLKLAHVKPRLLGHWGTTPGLNFIYVHLNRIIKSQDINAIYIAGPGHGGPGLVANTYLEGTYSEYYSNISQDSEGIQRLFKQFSFPGGIPSHVAPETPGSIHEGGELGYALVHAYGAAFDNPDLIVAAVVGDGEAETGPLAASWHSNKFLNPIRDGAVLPILHLNGYKIANPTLLARIPREELESLMVGYGYKPYWVEGSDPETMHQLMAATLDAAIAEIKAIQEKARTHGFSGRPQWPMIVMKTPKGWTGPKQVDGKQTEGSWRSHQVPLAEMASKPGHVQLLEDWMRSYKPEELFDDNGKLIPELAELAPKGDRRMGANPHANGGLLLRDLKMPEFADYAVDVPKPGTGMGEATRVTGRFLRDVMKLNQENANFRVVGPDETASNRLDPLFEVTSREWMAETLPEDDGHLSPDGRVMEVLSEHLCQGWLEGYLLTGRHGFFSCYEAFIHIIDSMFNQHAKWLKTTRDIPWRRPIASLNYLLTSHVWRQDHNGFSHQDPGFIDHVINKKAEVVRIYLPPDANTLLSVTDHCLRSRNYVNVIIAGKQPALQYLDMDAAIKHCTAGLGIWEWASNDKGGEPDVVMACAGDVPTLETLAAVDILRRDYPELKVRVVNVVDLMTLQPASEHPHGLSDRDFDALFTKDKPVIFAFHGYPWLIHRLTYRRTNHSNIHVRGYKEEGTTTTPFDMVVINDLDRFHLVGDVLDRVPKLSSVAAYGKQAMRDKLIAHREYITKYGDDMPEIRDWKWPHAGAVSSEAPKETKGSEVTGDQGVRSGAPG comes from the coding sequence ATGATGCTAAGAACGACCGAAATCCCCCAATTTAAACCGCTTTCCGACTCAGAACTAGGCAAAATCAACGCTTACTGGCGCGCTGCAAATTACCTATCCGTCGGACAAATCTATCTCCTCGACAACGCGCTACTCAAAGAACCCCTCAAACTCGCACACGTTAAACCCAGACTCCTCGGACATTGGGGCACTACTCCAGGCCTCAACTTCATCTACGTTCACCTCAACCGGATTATTAAATCGCAAGACATCAACGCTATCTACATCGCAGGCCCCGGACACGGCGGGCCCGGTTTGGTGGCTAACACCTATCTCGAAGGCACTTATAGCGAATATTACTCGAACATTTCCCAAGATTCCGAGGGGATACAACGGCTGTTCAAACAGTTCTCGTTTCCCGGCGGTATCCCCAGCCATGTCGCCCCGGAAACTCCGGGTTCGATTCACGAAGGCGGGGAGCTCGGCTACGCCCTCGTCCACGCCTACGGTGCGGCTTTCGATAATCCTGATTTGATTGTGGCGGCTGTTGTTGGTGATGGGGAAGCGGAAACCGGCCCGCTGGCTGCTAGCTGGCATTCTAACAAGTTTCTTAACCCGATTCGGGACGGGGCTGTGTTGCCGATTCTGCACCTGAATGGCTACAAAATTGCCAATCCGACGCTGTTGGCGCGCATTCCCCGCGAGGAATTGGAAAGTTTGATGGTGGGTTACGGCTACAAGCCTTATTGGGTCGAGGGTTCAGACCCGGAGACGATGCACCAGTTGATGGCTGCAACTCTCGATGCTGCGATCGCCGAAATTAAGGCGATTCAGGAAAAAGCCCGGACTCACGGCTTTTCTGGCCGCCCGCAGTGGCCGATGATTGTGATGAAGACTCCGAAAGGTTGGACTGGGCCGAAGCAGGTTGACGGTAAGCAAACTGAGGGCTCGTGGCGATCGCACCAAGTTCCATTAGCAGAAATGGCTTCTAAGCCCGGACACGTCCAACTCCTGGAAGATTGGATGAGAAGCTACAAGCCGGAAGAACTGTTTGATGACAATGGTAAATTGATTCCAGAATTGGCGGAACTTGCACCGAAGGGCGATCGACGGATGGGGGCAAATCCGCACGCTAACGGCGGTCTGCTGCTGCGAGACTTGAAAATGCCGGAATTTGCCGACTACGCCGTAGACGTGCCAAAACCGGGTACTGGGATGGGTGAAGCAACTCGCGTGACTGGGCGTTTCCTGCGAGATGTGATGAAACTCAATCAGGAAAATGCTAATTTCCGAGTTGTGGGGCCGGATGAGACGGCCTCTAATCGACTCGATCCGCTGTTTGAAGTGACGAGTCGGGAGTGGATGGCCGAAACTTTACCGGAGGACGACGGGCACTTGTCTCCCGATGGCCGAGTGATGGAAGTCCTCAGCGAACATCTGTGTCAGGGATGGCTGGAAGGTTATTTGCTAACAGGAAGGCACGGATTTTTCTCTTGCTATGAGGCGTTTATTCACATCATCGATTCGATGTTCAACCAACACGCTAAATGGTTGAAAACTACTCGCGATATTCCTTGGCGCAGACCGATCGCCTCTCTGAACTATTTACTAACATCTCACGTTTGGCGGCAAGATCACAACGGTTTTTCTCACCAAGATCCGGGCTTTATTGACCACGTAATTAACAAGAAAGCGGAAGTGGTGCGGATTTATTTACCACCGGATGCGAACACTTTGCTGTCTGTAACTGACCACTGTCTCCGCAGTCGCAACTATGTGAATGTGATTATTGCAGGGAAGCAGCCGGCTTTGCAGTATTTGGATATGGATGCTGCGATTAAACATTGTACGGCCGGCCTCGGTATTTGGGAGTGGGCTAGCAATGATAAAGGTGGCGAACCGGATGTGGTGATGGCTTGCGCGGGTGATGTTCCGACTCTGGAAACTTTGGCTGCTGTTGACATTCTGCGCCGCGATTATCCTGAGTTAAAGGTGCGGGTGGTGAATGTGGTGGATTTGATGACGCTTCAGCCTGCTAGCGAACATCCTCACGGTTTGTCCGATCGCGATTTTGATGCTTTGTTCACGAAGGATAAGCCGGTGATTTTTGCTTTTCACGGCTATCCTTGGCTGATTCACCGCTTGACTTACCGCCGGACTAATCACTCGAACATTCACGTTCGCGGTTACAAGGAAGAGGGGACGACTACTACGCCGTTTGATATGGTGGTGATCAACGATCTCGATCGCTTCCATTTAGTTGGCGATGTACTCGATCGCGTTCCGAAACTGAGTTCTGTTGCAGCTTACGGTAAACAAGCGATGCGGGACAAACTGATCGCTCACAGGGAGTATATCACTAAATACGGTGACGATATGCCGGAAATTCGTGACTGGAAGTGGCCGCACGCGGGCGCGGTTTCGTCGGAAGCGCCGAAGGAAACGAAAGGTTCGGAGGTGACGGGAGATCAAGGTGTGCGATCGGGTGCACCGGGCTAG
- a CDS encoding ATP/GTP-binding protein, whose product MLKQIEIQNFRCFEKIKISGFERVNLIGGKNNAGKTALLEALVLYVAPKASSIEMLRELRRESSEALKAMPKRAWDNLFHLLEKNKIIVIIGSRDNYRDYRVEIVRESLFNIFTTTLVDKIASQGIIDSLPKDKAGVSVITIKLIINEEDPFLSSLIASSSGSTNIDRISLDDDTDEVAIIPSFIRISGKELTAAYDRARLDEKDSEVLKAFQVIDPAIESVESFSIGEPTLYLRRKGESRLPLSLFGDAINRVADIILKLVNSEHKILLIDEIENGIHYTNQRDFWRIVFRLAVEMDTQIFATTHSLEMLQAFADVGLEFNQKCSSAYFELARKLKTNQIIASRLDLETLNYALEHQEGVRGE is encoded by the coding sequence ATGCTTAAGCAAATAGAAATCCAAAATTTTAGGTGCTTTGAGAAAATCAAAATCTCTGGGTTTGAAAGAGTAAACTTAATCGGCGGTAAAAACAATGCCGGCAAGACAGCCTTGCTAGAAGCACTTGTTCTCTATGTTGCTCCCAAAGCGAGTAGCATAGAAATGCTAAGAGAGCTAAGAAGGGAGTCATCAGAAGCTTTAAAGGCTATGCCTAAGAGAGCATGGGATAATTTGTTTCATTTGCTTGAGAAAAATAAAATTATAGTAATTATTGGATCACGGGATAATTATCGAGATTATCGAGTAGAAATAGTGAGAGAGTCACTCTTCAATATTTTTACAACAACTCTAGTTGATAAGATTGCTAGTCAAGGTATAATAGATTCTTTACCAAAAGATAAGGCAGGTGTATCTGTAATAACTATTAAGTTGATAATAAACGAAGAAGATCCTTTTCTGTCCTCTTTAATAGCCAGTTCCAGTGGATCAACAAATATTGATAGAATTTCTCTTGATGATGATACTGATGAAGTAGCAATCATTCCCTCCTTTATCAGAATTTCTGGAAAAGAACTCACAGCAGCTTACGATCGAGCACGTTTAGATGAGAAAGATAGCGAAGTTCTGAAAGCTTTTCAAGTTATCGATCCGGCGATTGAATCAGTAGAAAGTTTTTCTATTGGTGAACCGACGCTGTACTTAAGAAGAAAGGGTGAAAGCCGTTTGCCTCTTTCATTATTTGGAGATGCAATTAATCGAGTTGCAGACATTATCCTGAAACTGGTAAACAGTGAACACAAAATACTGTTGATAGATGAAATAGAAAATGGGATTCACTATACTAATCAGCGAGATTTTTGGAGAATTGTGTTTAGGTTAGCAGTTGAAATGGATACCCAAATTTTTGCCACAACTCACAGTTTAGAGATGTTGCAAGCATTTGCTGATGTTGGTTTAGAATTTAATCAAAAATGCAGCAGCGCATATTTTGAACTAGCAAGGAAACTCAAAACAAATCAAATAATCGCAAGTCGGCTCGATTTGGAAACTTTGAATTACGCACTAGAGCATCAAGAAGGAGTCAGAGGTGAGTAA
- a CDS encoding DUF3226 domain-containing protein has translation MSNIVIVESKNDRIFMQAMVEKLNCDIQVEKPIYIDDYQNLEGLSETELIKALKNSIRKIDRKDIEKIGIIIDIDNYSEQERLKFVDRCIEPVFKAESLSSTKQFIDICTDYGTNAKLACYFTNVGGKGELETLLKAIKAKDSPYADCLDSWKTCLESQGKEINQKDFDKFWISNYIRYDTCSNQEQKQAGRKCSMSGFDYVMEHKKEIWDWNNPALDDLKEFFQLFC, from the coding sequence GTGAGTAATATTGTCATAGTAGAAAGTAAAAATGATAGAATTTTCATGCAGGCAATGGTTGAGAAACTAAACTGCGATATCCAGGTAGAAAAACCTATTTATATAGATGATTATCAAAATTTGGAAGGCTTGAGCGAAACAGAGTTAATCAAAGCTTTGAAAAATTCAATAAGAAAGATTGACCGAAAAGATATCGAAAAAATAGGGATTATTATTGATATTGATAATTATTCAGAGCAAGAACGGCTGAAATTCGTAGATAGATGTATAGAACCAGTGTTTAAAGCTGAAAGCTTGTCAAGCACTAAGCAATTTATCGATATTTGTACAGATTATGGAACAAATGCAAAATTGGCTTGTTACTTTACAAATGTTGGAGGTAAAGGCGAACTGGAAACGCTTTTAAAGGCAATCAAGGCGAAAGATTCCCCTTACGCTGATTGTTTGGATAGCTGGAAAACTTGCCTAGAAAGCCAGGGAAAGGAAATCAACCAGAAAGATTTTGATAAATTCTGGATTAGCAACTATATTAGATATGATACTTGCTCAAATCAGGAACAGAAGCAGGCTGGAAGGAAATGCAGTATGTCTGGGTTTGATTATGTTATGGAACACAAAAAAGAGATTTGGGATTGGAATAATCCTGCTCTTGATGATTTGAAAGAGTTTTTTCAACTCTTTTGCTAA
- a CDS encoding histidine phosphatase family protein translates to MSLKIYFLRHGETVYSKTGGFCGDLDPELTPEGSMMAEQFAATYAKLPWSAVYLSPMKRTIATAKPLCDALGIEMQFRDGLKEIKYGKWEGETVEFVREKYAQEYINWLTEPAWNAPNEGETSVQIASRSSLVIAEIQEKYKDGNVLVVSHKATIRIMLCSLLGIDLGSYRNRIAALAASISIVKFDVRGPMLEVLGDRSHLDENLRNLPGT, encoded by the coding sequence ATGAGCTTAAAAATCTACTTTCTGCGACACGGTGAAACAGTTTACAGCAAAACAGGCGGCTTCTGCGGCGACCTCGACCCGGAATTGACACCGGAAGGTTCTATGATGGCCGAACAGTTTGCTGCAACTTACGCCAAATTACCTTGGAGTGCTGTTTATCTCAGCCCGATGAAGCGCACAATTGCTACTGCTAAACCTTTGTGCGATGCGCTGGGAATTGAAATGCAATTTCGCGATGGATTGAAGGAGATTAAGTACGGCAAATGGGAAGGTGAAACGGTTGAATTTGTCCGCGAAAAATATGCCCAAGAGTATATTAATTGGTTGACGGAACCCGCTTGGAATGCACCGAATGAGGGGGAAACTTCTGTGCAAATTGCTAGCCGATCGTCCTTAGTGATCGCAGAAATTCAGGAAAAGTACAAGGATGGTAATGTTTTGGTGGTTTCCCACAAGGCGACTATTCGGATTATGCTGTGCAGTTTGTTGGGGATTGATTTGGGAAGTTATCGCAATCGCATCGCCGCTTTAGCAGCTTCTATTAGTATTGTCAAGTTTGATGTCCGCGGGCCGATGCTGGAGGTTTTGGGCGATCGATCGCACTTAGATGAAAACCTCCGCAATTTACCCGGTACTTGA
- the psaK gene encoding photosystem I reaction center subunit PsaK has product MLTTILLTVAPRTVEWSPTIGLIMVLCNVLAIAFGKLTIKHQSTGGAMPSSSMFGGFGLGAVLGTTCFGHILGAGTILGLSYIGAI; this is encoded by the coding sequence ATGTTGACAACAATTTTATTAACCGTTGCGCCCAGAACCGTAGAATGGAGCCCTACAATTGGGTTAATTATGGTTCTGTGCAATGTTCTAGCAATTGCTTTCGGCAAATTAACAATCAAGCATCAGAGCACAGGTGGCGCAATGCCATCGTCGAGTATGTTCGGCGGTTTTGGTTTGGGTGCAGTATTGGGAACCACCTGTTTTGGTCATATTTTGGGTGCAGGTACGATTTTAGGATTGTCTTACATCGGTGCGATTTAG
- a CDS encoding acetate kinase encodes MKILVLNAGSSSQKSCLYELNDTLPDRPPQPLWEAKIDWTHREGTGELQVKTAAGHSFEEEIASDSRAGAIARMLQTLWQGETQVINSLNEIDIVGHRVVHGGEKYQQSTLISPFVKQEISRLSEFAPVHNPINLEGIEAVEKILPNVPQVAVFDTSFHAQLPPAAFVYPGPYEWLQEGIRRYGFHGISHQYCTRRAAQILNRDSADLRLISCHLGNGCSLAAVRGGRSVDTTMGFTPLDGLMMGSRSGAIDPGIIIHLLRRSHFTAEDLDNILNRNSGLQGISGVSSDMRLVGEAIKDGNDRAQLALDIYLHRLRAGIGAMLASLGGLDALIFTAGVGENSPVVRAAACEVFGFIGLSLDDEKNLNSPVDDDIAAVDSAVRVLVIHTQEDWEIARECWDISRRCDA; translated from the coding sequence ATGAAAATATTAGTTTTAAACGCAGGTTCTAGCAGTCAAAAAAGCTGCTTGTACGAATTAAATGACACGCTTCCCGATCGCCCGCCACAACCTCTGTGGGAAGCAAAAATAGACTGGACTCACCGCGAAGGTACGGGGGAGTTGCAAGTCAAAACTGCTGCGGGCCATAGCTTTGAGGAAGAAATTGCCTCGGATTCTCGCGCAGGGGCGATCGCCCGAATGCTACAGACTCTGTGGCAGGGTGAAACTCAAGTTATTAACAGTTTAAACGAGATTGATATTGTCGGTCATCGCGTCGTACATGGCGGGGAAAAGTATCAGCAAAGCACGCTGATTTCGCCGTTCGTCAAACAGGAAATTTCCCGTTTATCTGAGTTTGCTCCCGTCCATAATCCAATTAACTTGGAAGGTATCGAAGCCGTTGAAAAAATCCTCCCAAATGTGCCGCAAGTCGCAGTTTTTGATACATCTTTTCACGCACAATTGCCGCCCGCTGCGTTCGTTTATCCCGGCCCCTACGAATGGCTGCAAGAGGGGATTCGCCGCTACGGTTTTCACGGCATTAGCCATCAATATTGTACTCGCAGGGCGGCTCAAATTCTGAACCGCGATTCTGCCGATTTGCGGCTGATTAGCTGTCATTTGGGCAACGGATGCTCTCTGGCGGCGGTTCGCGGTGGCCGGAGTGTTGACACGACTATGGGTTTTACTCCTTTGGATGGTTTGATGATGGGAAGTCGATCGGGTGCGATCGATCCTGGTATCATTATTCATCTGTTAAGGCGATCGCACTTTACCGCTGAGGATCTCGATAATATTCTGAATCGGAATTCGGGTTTACAGGGGATTTCTGGGGTTTCTAGCGATATGCGGCTGGTTGGGGAGGCTATTAAAGATGGCAACGATCGCGCTCAACTTGCTTTGGATATTTATCTGCACCGCTTGCGTGCCGGAATTGGTGCCATGCTGGCGAGTTTGGGCGGGTTGGATGCTTTGATTTTTACTGCCGGTGTTGGGGAAAATTCGCCTGTTGTGCGGGCTGCGGCTTGCGAAGTTTTTGGGTTTATTGGGTTAAGCTTGGATGATGAGAAGAATTTGAATTCGCCGGTGGATGATGATATTGCGGCGGTTGATTCTGCGGTGCGGGTTTTGGTGATTCATACTCAGGAAGATTGGGAGATTGCGCGGGAATGTTGGGATATTTCTCGCAGGTGTGATGCGTAG
- a CDS encoding WecB/TagA/CpsF family glycosyltransferase, translating to MKKIQALNIFIDNFSTKELLQQLDERGGIVFTPNIDHLMNLQKDREFYNAYQIADYRVCDGQILMYSLQFLGTPIKEKISGSDLLPAFYQYHKNNPNIKMFLLGAAPGVARQAQENINLKVGREIVVGTHSPSFGFEKKEEECSLIVDLIEKSGANVLAVGVGAPKQEKWIVKYKEQLKSIKIFLAIGATIDFEAGHKKRAPKWMSNAGLETPYRLLSEPGRLWRRYLINDPPFLGLALKQKINIYQNPFTDS from the coding sequence ATGAAAAAGATACAAGCTCTCAATATTTTTATTGATAATTTTTCTACAAAAGAACTGTTGCAACAACTAGACGAAAGAGGTGGTATTGTTTTTACCCCAAACATAGATCACTTAATGAACCTGCAAAAAGATAGAGAGTTCTACAATGCTTATCAAATTGCAGACTATAGAGTTTGTGACGGACAAATACTAATGTATTCCTTGCAATTTTTAGGAACACCGATTAAAGAAAAAATTTCAGGTTCAGATTTGTTGCCCGCATTCTATCAGTATCACAAAAACAACCCCAACATTAAAATGTTTTTGTTAGGAGCGGCGCCTGGAGTTGCTCGCCAAGCTCAGGAAAATATTAATTTAAAAGTCGGAAGAGAGATTGTAGTTGGAACACATTCGCCATCGTTTGGATTTGAAAAAAAAGAAGAAGAATGTTCTCTTATAGTTGATTTAATTGAAAAATCCGGTGCCAACGTACTAGCAGTAGGAGTTGGTGCGCCGAAGCAAGAAAAATGGATTGTTAAATATAAAGAACAGCTAAAAAGCATCAAAATATTTTTAGCGATAGGTGCCACAATTGACTTTGAAGCAGGTCATAAAAAAAGAGCACCGAAATGGATGAGTAACGCCGGACTTGAAACTCCTTATAGATTGTTAAGTGAACCCGGACGACTTTGGAGACGCTATTTAATCAACGATCCACCTTTTTTGGGGCTAGCTTTAAAACAGAAAATAAACATTTATCAAAACCCTTTTACTGACTCGTAA
- a CDS encoding XrtA system polysaccharide deacetylase — protein sequence MLHPSNKFPKTTVENVLTIDIEDWFHILDISSTPSIEDWHKLESKVTKNTEVILDLLNKHHTKGTFFILGWVAEHFPDLVREIAKQGHEIATHGYSHELIYNLTPNEFRRDVARSLEVLARITSKPILGYRAPGFSIANSSLWALDILVELGLQYDASIFPMNRNHGGLPGFSGDAAWLTTTQGNTILEIPVTPTTLFNKKVYLFGGGYFRLAPYSAIAAGIEQLNEQAKPALVYLHPREFDPKHPKLKMNFYRSFTSYVNLHHTHSKFERMIQDFNFNSIEKIWQIGSDQKQRPRVVDNCVTLAC from the coding sequence ATGTTACACCCCTCCAACAAATTCCCAAAAACTACTGTAGAAAATGTCTTAACAATCGATATCGAAGATTGGTTTCACATTTTAGATATTAGTTCAACGCCAAGTATCGAAGACTGGCACAAACTAGAAAGTAAAGTTACCAAAAACACCGAGGTGATTTTGGATTTACTCAACAAACACCATACCAAAGGAACATTTTTTATTCTGGGGTGGGTTGCCGAACATTTTCCAGATTTAGTCCGAGAAATAGCAAAGCAAGGTCATGAAATTGCTACTCATGGGTACAGCCACGAACTAATTTACAATTTAACTCCCAACGAGTTCCGCCGAGATGTAGCTCGCTCTCTAGAAGTGTTGGCACGAATTACTTCTAAACCGATTTTGGGATATCGCGCTCCCGGTTTTTCGATCGCTAATTCATCTCTGTGGGCATTAGATATTCTCGTAGAATTAGGTTTACAGTATGATGCTTCGATATTTCCCATGAACAGAAATCATGGTGGGTTGCCGGGGTTTTCTGGCGACGCAGCATGGCTTACTACTACCCAAGGAAACACAATTCTGGAAATCCCGGTAACTCCGACTACACTCTTCAATAAAAAAGTGTATTTGTTTGGAGGCGGTTACTTTCGCCTCGCACCCTATTCTGCTATTGCTGCTGGGATTGAGCAACTCAACGAGCAAGCGAAACCGGCATTAGTTTACCTACATCCTCGGGAATTCGATCCGAAGCATCCTAAGCTGAAAATGAATTTTTATCGTTCATTCACAAGTTATGTGAATCTACACCACACCCATTCTAAATTTGAGCGGATGATTCAGGATTTTAATTTCAACAGTATTGAGAAAATTTGGCAAATAGGTAGCGATCAAAAGCAGCGCCCGCGGGTAGTTGATAATTGTGTAACTCTTGCTTGCTAA
- a CDS encoding class I SAM-dependent methyltransferase, translating into MSEPYNAQTYANFGVINAFREVVHALRERNKADNAVAVALERIHRDEQRIARCLGKPVRELDILEIGGGQQMERARYFGIENRVTAIDLDVIPYGFNLGSYLRMFQENGFGRLAKTVGRKLLLVDRTKQLAWQKALGVTNLPNPTFVQGDICQGILKSETYDIVVSWSTFEHLSEPEIALQNAIQALRPGGVLYIGIHLYTSNSGHHDLRAFTGFPLPFWGHLRESTRDSIQPNSYLNEWRLSQWRSLFKREAQGFEEFLESYGSEQDLTSDIRSELSDYSDEELCTVDAFYVWQKPRV; encoded by the coding sequence ATGTCAGAACCGTACAATGCCCAAACTTATGCAAATTTTGGAGTAATTAACGCCTTTAGAGAGGTGGTACACGCACTGCGCGAGCGCAATAAAGCGGATAATGCCGTAGCTGTCGCCCTAGAGCGCATTCACCGAGACGAGCAACGGATTGCTCGATGTCTCGGTAAGCCGGTGCGTGAACTTGATATCCTGGAAATAGGCGGCGGACAGCAGATGGAACGCGCTCGCTATTTCGGAATTGAGAATCGGGTTACTGCGATCGATCTAGATGTGATTCCCTACGGCTTCAATCTGGGAAGTTATCTGCGAATGTTCCAAGAAAACGGGTTCGGGCGATTGGCGAAAACAGTTGGACGCAAACTGCTATTGGTCGATCGCACAAAACAGCTAGCTTGGCAAAAAGCACTCGGAGTTACCAACTTGCCGAATCCCACTTTTGTGCAAGGAGATATCTGTCAGGGAATTCTCAAATCGGAAACTTACGACATCGTAGTTTCTTGGTCAACTTTCGAGCATTTGAGCGAACCTGAAATTGCTCTACAGAATGCGATCCAAGCCCTGCGACCGGGCGGAGTGTTGTACATCGGCATTCATTTATACACGTCAAATAGCGGACATCACGACCTCCGTGCTTTTACTGGTTTTCCGCTGCCTTTCTGGGGGCATTTGCGGGAATCTACCAGGGATTCGATCCAACCAAACTCGTATTTGAACGAGTGGCGGCTGTCTCAGTGGCGATCGCTTTTTAAACGAGAAGCCCAAGGATTTGAAGAGTTTCTCGAATCCTACGGTTCGGAACAAGATTTGACTAGCGACATTAGAAGCGAATTAAGCGACTATTCTGATGAGGAATTGTGCACAGTCGATGCGTTTTATGTCTGGCAGAAACCAAGAGTTTAA